The region AGTAATAATACCTTTACCTGATTTTTGGGAATTGATAAATGATAAAAGCTCCAACGATTTTTTACATACCATTTTATTCAATTTTCGTTTTCCACGTGCACTGACTGCGGTGGCAGCAGGTATGGCACTGTCGGTTAGCGGATTAATTATGCAAACTGTTTTTCGAAATCCACTGGCAGGACCATTTGTACTGGGCATTAGCAGTGGAGCAAGTTTAGGGGTAGCCTTAATTATTATCGGCTTTCAGACATTTGGTTGGTTTAGCCGGCTTGCTGTTTTATCAAACTGGACCGTAGTTACAGCAGCACTCCTGGGCAGCGGGTTGCTGTTATTGCTTCTTTTATTGGTTTCCACCCGCGTAAAAGACATCATGACCATCCTGATTCTGGGCATACTCTTTAGCAGTTCGGTTTCGGCATTGGTAAGTATAATGCAGTATTTTTCACCCGAAGGCGCCCTTAAATCATATGTAATTTGGACAATGGGGAACCTTGGAAATGTTACGGGAGGACAATTACAGATATTATGGCTTGCTACCGGTGCCGGCGTACTCATTGCCCTGCTCAATGGAAAAGGATTAAATATTATGCTTCTGGGAGAACACTACGCCCAAACCACAGGCGTTAATATTTTTGTATTCCGGTTGTTTATTTTCCTTGCCACAAGTTTACTGGCTGGCGCTGTAACAGCATTTTGCGGGCCAATTGGATTCATTGGGATTGCCGTACCACATGTTGTAAGACTCGTTTTTAAATCGACCAATCACTTCATACTTATTCCGGGCACATTACTGGCCGGGGCCGCCATTATGCTCATGAGCGACATTGTGGCTCATTTACCAGGCTCCGACCGTATATTACCCATCAACAGCATAACGGCACTTTTAGGGATACCAATTGTAGTTTGGATCATATTCCGTAACCGACATCTAAGCCAGGTATTTTAATGGTAGGAAACGAAATACATATCAAACTCAAAAAATTGTCTGTCGGCTACAATGCGGGTAGAAACAAACGCACCATTATTCCATGTATTAACCTTGAAGCACCACGCGGCAGCTTAATTGCATTGGTAGGTGCCAATGGAACCGGAAAAAGCACCTTATTAAAGACACTCGCCGGGTTGCAACCACCATTGCAGGGCGATATTGAAATTCAGGGAAGGCCACTACATGATTACGGAAGGCCCGAGCTGGCCCGCAAACTCAGCTTTGTTGGCACCCACTACGACATGCATTCCATGATGCGTGTCCACCAGGTTGTAAGTTACGGACGCTACCCCTACACCAACATTGTGGGTAAGTTACATGAAACAGACCGGGAACAAATTCGCAAAGCCATGCACGATACCGGTATTTTTCACTTGCGTGATGCCTTTGTGGGCGAAATATCTGATGGTGAAAAACAGCGCGTGCTTATTGCAAGAAGCCTTGCACAAGATACCGACATTATTCTGCTGGACGAACCAACAGCTTTTCTTGATGTGCGCAACAAATTTGAGGTATTACACTTACTTGGCAAACTTGCGCATGAGCGACAAAAAATTATTCTTTTTTCCTCACACGACCTACAAATTGTGTTAGGCACAGCCGATCTGTTATGGTTTATCGATCAAAAAAAAATCATACAGGGACTACCCGAAGAACTCGTGCTCAAAAATACCATCAACGAATTGTTCCGGCACAGTGAGGTCTTCTTCGATCCGGAAGAAAATGAATTTAGAATACAGCGGCAACATAAGTTCACAGTCAACCTAAAAGGTACAGGAGCTCTTTTTAAGTGGACACAGCGGGCGCTTGACAGGCTACACATTAAAACAGGCTCCCGGGAAGGGCTCCCTGAAATAACCATAGAAGAGCAAAATGGGGAAATTGCATGGATCGTATCATATAAAGAAAAGACACAACGGTTTCAGGCGCTGGAAGATCTTATCAAATATTTGTACAGCCTTGGATTAAAGTAACCCCTGCAACCTTTAGCAGGACTTGATTGCACCTAACATTAAAAAAGATTAATCCTGAAACCCGGTCCGGATTTAAAACAACAACGGCACAATTTGTGTCAACAATAATATCAGGTTTCAACAGATAATATTAATTTTGTTGGGATGCATTGAAAATGCATCCTTTAAAAACGAAAATCAATTTCACTATGAAAATAAAAACCGCCATATTATTAACCCTGGCTTTAACATTGTTGGCTTTAGCACCAATAAAAGCGCAGCTTTTTGATGATGAGATATACAAATTTGCCCGTTCATTTAATATAATTGACAAATACTATGTTGACTCAGTAGACAGGAGTGACCTGGCAGAGACAGCAATTATAAAAATGCTGGAAGACCTTGATCCGCATTCAATTTACATCTCAAAAGAAGACCTAAAAAAGATGAACGAGCCGCTGGAAGGCAGCTTCGATGGAATTGGAATACAGTTTAACATATTACGCGACACACTTTTAGTAGTGGCGACCATTACCGGTGGGCCATCGGAAAAGGTTGGGCTCATGGCCGGCGACCAGATCATAAAAGTTGACGGGGAAAACATAGCCGGAGTAGGTCTTTCTAATTCAGATGTATTTGACTTGTTAAGAGGAAAACGAGGAACAAAAGTAGAAGTAACAATTAGACGCAGAGGAGTACAAAAACCGCTCGATTTCACCATTACGCGAGGCAAAATACCAATAAACTCCCTCGATGCAGCCTATAAAATTAACAAGAAAACGGTATACATAAAACTTAACCGCTTCTCTGCCACCACAATGAATGAATACCATGAGCATCTTGAGCAGCTGGGTATGCAAAGTATCGAAAACATTGTACTTGACTTAACTAACAATGGTGGGGGTTACTTAAAAACAGCCATTGACCTGGCAGATGAATTCTTAAAAGACGACGACCTCATTGTGTACACCGAAGGATTAAAAACCAAAAGGGAAGACTATAGCGCCACCAGCGGAGGCGAATTTAAGGAAGGTAAGGTCGTAATTATGATTGATGAAGGCTCAGCCTCTGCCAGTGAGATTGTAAGTGGAGCAGTACAAGACTGGGATCGCGGTATAATTGTGGGGCGGCGCTCTTTTGGAAAAGGCCTTGTGCAAAAACCTTTTGGACTGCCTGACGGATCAGCGATGCGACTCACTGTAGCCCGTTACCACACACCAACCGGCAGGGTTATTCAAAAACCCTACGACAATGGCGTAAAAGACTATCATCGTGATATTTTAAAACGTTACGAAGGTGGTGAATTCATGCACAAAGACAGCATTGACTTCCCTGACTCCCTGCAATACAAAACATTAAGAAAACAACGCACTGTATTTGGAGGAGGAGGCATTATGCCCGACATATTTGTACCAATAGATACAACCCATTACAGCGACTATTATCGTGACCTTATGCGAAAGGGCATTTTCAATCAGTATGTGCTTACAGAAATAAACCGGGATCGTAAAAAATTACTAAAAAAATATCCTGATTTCGCTTCATTCAAGGCCAATTACAAAATGCCAGAAGACCTTTTTGAAGGACTAATTGCATATGGCAAAGAAAATAATACTGAACCCACAAAAGAGGAGATGGAACGTTCAGAACCAGCCATAAAACAGCAGCTCAAAGCACTGGTAGCGCGCACCCTCTATGGATATCATGAATACTTTGAACTCATTAACCCTCTGGACCCTATTTATAAAAAAGCTGTGGATATTATCTCTAACGATCAAAAATACAACGAGATACTCCAGAAGAAGAATTATTAAAGTGCACGAAAGAAGTAAAGGGAAAAATGATGATGCTGGAATGGCTTTCCAAA is a window of Salinivirga cyanobacteriivorans DNA encoding:
- a CDS encoding iron ABC transporter permease — encoded protein: MNQTQKIILISVITVALFIADLLLGSVIIPLPDFWELINDKSSNDFLHTILFNFRFPRALTAVAAGMALSVSGLIMQTVFRNPLAGPFVLGISSGASLGVALIIIGFQTFGWFSRLAVLSNWTVVTAALLGSGLLLLLLLLVSTRVKDIMTILILGILFSSSVSALVSIMQYFSPEGALKSYVIWTMGNLGNVTGGQLQILWLATGAGVLIALLNGKGLNIMLLGEHYAQTTGVNIFVFRLFIFLATSLLAGAVTAFCGPIGFIGIAVPHVVRLVFKSTNHFILIPGTLLAGAAIMLMSDIVAHLPGSDRILPINSITALLGIPIVVWIIFRNRHLSQVF
- a CDS encoding ABC transporter ATP-binding protein, producing the protein MVGNEIHIKLKKLSVGYNAGRNKRTIIPCINLEAPRGSLIALVGANGTGKSTLLKTLAGLQPPLQGDIEIQGRPLHDYGRPELARKLSFVGTHYDMHSMMRVHQVVSYGRYPYTNIVGKLHETDREQIRKAMHDTGIFHLRDAFVGEISDGEKQRVLIARSLAQDTDIILLDEPTAFLDVRNKFEVLHLLGKLAHERQKIILFSSHDLQIVLGTADLLWFIDQKKIIQGLPEELVLKNTINELFRHSEVFFDPEENEFRIQRQHKFTVNLKGTGALFKWTQRALDRLHIKTGSREGLPEITIEEQNGEIAWIVSYKEKTQRFQALEDLIKYLYSLGLK
- a CDS encoding S41 family peptidase; this encodes MKIKTAILLTLALTLLALAPIKAQLFDDEIYKFARSFNIIDKYYVDSVDRSDLAETAIIKMLEDLDPHSIYISKEDLKKMNEPLEGSFDGIGIQFNILRDTLLVVATITGGPSEKVGLMAGDQIIKVDGENIAGVGLSNSDVFDLLRGKRGTKVEVTIRRRGVQKPLDFTITRGKIPINSLDAAYKINKKTVYIKLNRFSATTMNEYHEHLEQLGMQSIENIVLDLTNNGGGYLKTAIDLADEFLKDDDLIVYTEGLKTKREDYSATSGGEFKEGKVVIMIDEGSASASEIVSGAVQDWDRGIIVGRRSFGKGLVQKPFGLPDGSAMRLTVARYHTPTGRVIQKPYDNGVKDYHRDILKRYEGGEFMHKDSIDFPDSLQYKTLRKQRTVFGGGGIMPDIFVPIDTTHYSDYYRDLMRKGIFNQYVLTEINRDRKKLLKKYPDFASFKANYKMPEDLFEGLIAYGKENNTEPTKEEMERSEPAIKQQLKALVARTLYGYHEYFELINPLDPIYKKAVDIISNDQKYNEILQKKNY